In Janibacter cremeus, a genomic segment contains:
- a CDS encoding aspartate aminotransferase family protein, producing the protein MSNPSTTSLGTSMQDAARDHLWMHFTRHGDFEDGSHIPTIVRGEGHTIWDDTGKEYIDGLSGLFVVQVGHGRTELAEAAAKQAEQLAFFPLWSFAHPAAIELAERLAVGAPGDLNRVFFTSGGGEAVESAWKLAKQYFKLTGKPHKHKVISRAVAYHGTPQGALSITGLPPLKADFEPLVPGAHKVPNTNIYRAAEELREDPKAFGRWAADRIAEAIEFEGPDTVAAVFLEPVQNAGGCFPPPPGYFERVREICDEYDVLLVADEVICAFGRIGSMFASTDFGFTPDIITCAKGMTSGYSPLGAMIASDRLFEPYKKGTNTFLHGYTFGGHPVSAAVGLANLDIFEREGLNDHVKENAPAFRRTLEKLLDLPIVGDVRGEGYFYGIELVKDKVTRETFTDAEAESLLRGHIDKGLFDAGLYCRADDRGDPVIQLAPPLTIGPAEFDDIEQRLRSVLSEASKHI; encoded by the coding sequence ATGAGCAACCCGTCCACGACCAGCCTCGGCACCAGCATGCAGGACGCCGCCCGCGACCACCTGTGGATGCACTTCACGCGCCACGGTGACTTCGAGGACGGCAGCCACATCCCGACCATCGTCCGTGGTGAGGGCCACACGATCTGGGACGACACCGGCAAGGAGTACATCGACGGGCTGTCCGGGCTCTTCGTCGTCCAGGTCGGCCACGGCCGGACGGAGCTGGCCGAGGCCGCCGCCAAGCAGGCCGAGCAGCTCGCCTTCTTCCCGCTGTGGTCCTTCGCCCACCCGGCCGCCATCGAGCTGGCCGAGCGACTGGCCGTCGGGGCCCCCGGCGACCTCAACCGCGTCTTCTTCACCAGCGGTGGCGGCGAGGCCGTGGAGTCCGCGTGGAAGCTGGCCAAGCAGTACTTCAAGCTCACCGGCAAGCCGCACAAGCACAAGGTCATCTCCCGCGCCGTCGCGTACCACGGCACCCCGCAGGGCGCGCTGTCCATCACGGGTCTGCCGCCGCTGAAGGCCGACTTCGAGCCGCTCGTGCCCGGTGCGCACAAGGTGCCCAACACCAACATCTACCGGGCGGCCGAGGAGCTGCGCGAGGACCCGAAGGCCTTCGGCCGGTGGGCCGCCGACCGCATCGCCGAGGCCATCGAGTTCGAGGGCCCCGACACCGTTGCTGCGGTCTTCCTCGAGCCGGTGCAGAACGCGGGCGGCTGCTTCCCGCCGCCCCCCGGCTACTTCGAGCGCGTGCGCGAGATCTGCGACGAGTACGACGTGCTGCTCGTCGCCGACGAGGTCATCTGCGCTTTCGGCCGGATCGGGTCGATGTTCGCCTCGACCGATTTCGGCTTCACTCCCGACATCATCACCTGCGCGAAGGGGATGACCTCCGGCTACTCCCCGCTCGGCGCGATGATCGCCAGCGACCGGCTCTTCGAGCCGTACAAGAAGGGCACCAACACCTTCCTGCACGGCTACACCTTCGGTGGCCACCCGGTCAGCGCCGCGGTCGGCCTGGCCAACCTGGACATCTTCGAGCGCGAGGGTCTCAACGACCACGTGAAGGAGAACGCACCGGCCTTCCGCAGGACCCTGGAGAAGCTGCTCGACCTGCCGATCGTCGGCGACGTGCGCGGCGAGGGGTACTTCTACGGGATCGAGCTGGTCAAGGACAAGGTGACCCGGGAGACCTTCACCGACGCGGAGGCCGAGTCGCTGCTGCGTGGGCACATCGACAAGGGGCTCTTCGACGCCGGCCTGTACTGCCGTGCCGACGACCGCGGGGACCCGGTCATCCAGCTCGCGCCGCCGCTGACCATCGGGCCGGCCGAGTTCGACGACATCGAGCAGCGGCTGCGCTCGGTGCTCTCGGAGGCCAGCAAGCACATCTGA